The following coding sequences are from one Paenibacillus sp. JDR-2 window:
- a CDS encoding cache domain-containing sensor histidine kinase produces the protein MRQSRGEGGGWFRRLLRRLAIPRQWLIAYCILIVFPAAVILYGYYERSAAILKNEVMRTMQLTLEQAGSNLSYRLEHIEEISDAAFMNNKLHEYLSVSDTDKLISTQLEVVKDLRNLVESVQSNSDVFRVRLFVDKSKLYAGEKVNFFSLDSLMGEPWYKEILAANGSIVWSGIYRQSYLEAGNVDVLSSARMLRDPEHYDRISGVMMIDVKEKMVSDLLSALEFSSGTQVYLVDSNGTVIDHPDRARIGTQIAPEMRDRLNASKDSGGHAFRLSKDSDEVMFTTVSPTNWKLVAQNSGGQLSPQAVKLTQRSSLTSLLEYFALFTLLPFVLLAIIVRGMNQRVRKVITVIRREGTESLEELPVVANSDFLALERSVDHLILRVRTLVEEKYLAEIHEREAQLQALQAQINPHFLYNTLDMINWIAIGKGASDISQMIDSLAKYFRLSLNKGKSIVSVEDEVRLAEVYLGIQQSRFPNTFDVRVEVNPQIAGCRIPKLILQPIVENALLHGIRKMKQRRGLISIIVTEENEDLLITISDNGIGMEEERVRQLLKAALPPEEKSDATGSSYGLFNVNERIKLYSGDHYGLEITSALGVGTTVTIRMRADRAHEGNS, from the coding sequence TTGCGTCAATCCAGAGGAGAAGGCGGCGGATGGTTCCGCCGCCTTCTTCGCCGTCTTGCGATCCCGCGCCAATGGCTGATCGCTTATTGTATCCTGATCGTTTTCCCGGCAGCGGTCATCCTGTACGGGTATTACGAACGCTCGGCCGCCATTCTGAAAAACGAAGTGATGCGGACGATGCAGCTGACGCTGGAGCAGGCGGGCAGCAATTTGTCCTATAGGCTGGAGCATATCGAGGAGATCAGCGATGCCGCGTTTATGAATAACAAGCTGCATGAATACTTATCCGTAAGCGATACGGACAAGCTTATCAGCACGCAGCTTGAGGTCGTCAAGGATTTGCGGAATCTGGTCGAATCGGTTCAATCGAATTCGGATGTGTTCCGCGTCAGGCTGTTCGTAGACAAATCAAAGCTGTACGCGGGGGAGAAGGTAAACTTTTTCTCGCTGGACAGCTTGATGGGCGAGCCCTGGTATAAGGAGATTCTCGCGGCTAACGGAAGTATTGTCTGGAGCGGCATTTACCGGCAATCTTATTTGGAAGCGGGTAATGTCGACGTGCTGTCGTCAGCCCGCATGCTTCGCGATCCCGAGCATTACGATCGAATCTCCGGAGTGATGATGATCGACGTGAAGGAGAAGATGGTCTCGGATCTGCTCTCCGCCCTCGAATTCTCGTCCGGCACGCAGGTCTACCTGGTAGACTCGAACGGAACCGTCATCGACCATCCTGACAGAGCCCGAATCGGAACGCAGATTGCTCCCGAAATGAGGGACCGGCTTAATGCAAGCAAGGACAGCGGAGGGCATGCTTTCCGGTTAAGCAAGGATTCGGACGAGGTTATGTTCACAACGGTATCACCGACCAACTGGAAGCTTGTTGCGCAAAATAGCGGCGGTCAGCTGTCTCCGCAGGCGGTGAAGCTGACCCAAAGGTCAAGCCTGACCTCTTTGCTGGAATATTTCGCGCTCTTCACGCTGCTGCCTTTTGTGCTGCTGGCTATTATCGTGCGGGGGATGAACCAGAGGGTGAGGAAGGTTATTACCGTTATCCGCAGGGAAGGCACCGAAAGTCTGGAGGAGCTGCCCGTTGTAGCGAATAGCGATTTTCTTGCTTTGGAGCGAAGCGTGGATCATCTGATCCTGCGCGTGCGTACGCTTGTCGAGGAGAAATATTTGGCCGAGATTCATGAACGGGAGGCGCAGCTTCAGGCGCTTCAGGCGCAGATTAATCCTCACTTCCTGTACAATACGCTTGATATGATCAATTGGATTGCCATCGGCAAAGGGGCGTCGGATATCAGCCAGATGATCGACTCGCTGGCGAAATATTTCCGGCTAAGCCTTAACAAGGGCAAGAGCATCGTTAGCGTGGAGGACGAGGTCCGGCTTGCGGAGGTTTACCTGGGCATCCAGCAAAGCCGGTTCCCGAATACGTTCGATGTCCGGGTCGAGGTGAATCCTCAGATTGCAGGCTGCCGGATTCCGAAGCTGATTTTGCAGCCGATTGTGGAAAACGCGCTTTTGCACGGCATACGTAAAATGAAGCAAAGACGCGGTCTTATCTCCATTATCGTAACAGAGGAAAATGAGGATTTGCTTATTACCATTTCGGATAACGGCATCGGAATGGAGGAGGAGCGTGTCCGTCAATTGCTGAAGGCGGCACTGCCCCCGGAGGAGAAATCGGACGCCACGGGAAGCTCTTACGGATTGTTTAATGTAAACGAGCGGATCAAGCTGTACTCCGGGGATCATTACGGATTGGAGATAACCTCGGCCCTTGGGGTCGGCACAACGGTAACGATTCGGATGCGGGCGGATAGGGCGCACGAGGGCAATTCGTAA
- a CDS encoding response regulator has product MYKLLIVDDETTVRMGLQSYFNWSSFGIEIMGEADDGDVAFEMIGREAPDLVLTDVRMPNMDGITLARLINEHYPHVKIIFVSGHDDADYLKSAMKLSAVDYIFKPVNLEELSSVLRHVVSDLDEQRAEQQRKEELQVRLKEGMPVLREKFLLSLMGSGVQRQDIRERVQFLELSLPEEASYWVIVISVDDLPEVMSTRSERDRQLLWYSINNICQELIDSHMGGYVFEYQTGEFAGILRRGAESEVSGDAAEGLLELTSRIRDNLERWLKISVTIGISDRVTGLGNLGNCYKQAREAVNHKWYLGKNRIITMDSLESSEQASLSAGRYEFVYDEELTSALKAANPEKLREVLDAIFADLNRNRPDGLKYGRNVCMQIFLAAGQLLLELNMQSEELESAEAAVWESLLDRETLGEMRLILEAYLLAACERIGEKRTGKVANLVERVRAIIDRDYSNGSLTVTDIGREVFLTPTYVSLLYKQETGQTVGEYMTQVRMEKAKEMLRDPQYKFYDICYAIGYTDPSYFTKLFKKMTGVTPSGYREKYV; this is encoded by the coding sequence AGATTATGGGGGAAGCCGACGACGGGGATGTCGCCTTCGAAATGATCGGGCGGGAAGCGCCCGATCTTGTCCTGACGGATGTGCGTATGCCCAATATGGACGGGATTACGTTGGCGCGCCTGATTAATGAACATTACCCGCATGTGAAAATCATTTTCGTCAGCGGACATGACGATGCCGATTATTTGAAATCCGCGATGAAGCTCAGTGCGGTTGATTATATCTTCAAGCCGGTTAACCTGGAAGAGCTCAGCTCGGTGCTGAGGCATGTCGTAAGCGACTTGGATGAGCAACGCGCCGAGCAGCAGCGGAAGGAAGAGCTGCAGGTACGGCTGAAGGAAGGAATGCCTGTCCTGCGGGAAAAATTTCTGTTGTCGCTGATGGGCAGCGGCGTTCAGAGGCAGGATATCCGGGAGAGGGTGCAGTTCCTCGAGCTAAGCCTGCCCGAGGAGGCATCGTATTGGGTGATCGTCATATCGGTGGATGATCTCCCCGAAGTGATGAGCACCCGCAGCGAACGGGACCGGCAGCTGCTCTGGTATTCGATCAATAACATCTGCCAGGAGCTGATCGACAGCCATATGGGCGGATACGTGTTTGAGTATCAGACGGGTGAATTCGCGGGTATTTTGCGCAGGGGGGCCGAAAGCGAAGTGTCCGGCGATGCCGCTGAAGGACTGCTTGAGCTGACCAGCAGGATTCGCGACAATCTCGAACGGTGGCTGAAGATCAGCGTAACGATTGGGATCAGCGACCGCGTGACGGGACTTGGCAATCTGGGCAACTGCTACAAGCAGGCGCGCGAAGCGGTCAATCATAAATGGTATTTGGGAAAAAACCGCATCATCACGATGGACAGCCTGGAAAGTTCGGAGCAAGCCAGCTTAAGCGCCGGCCGGTATGAATTCGTCTATGACGAGGAGCTTACCTCCGCGCTGAAAGCGGCGAACCCGGAGAAGCTGCGCGAGGTGCTGGACGCGATCTTTGCCGATTTGAACCGTAACCGCCCCGACGGCCTGAAGTATGGTCGCAACGTCTGCATGCAGATATTTCTGGCCGCTGGCCAGCTGCTGCTGGAGTTGAATATGCAGTCCGAGGAGCTGGAATCGGCGGAAGCCGCCGTATGGGAATCCTTGCTGGACCGGGAAACGCTTGGCGAAATGCGGCTTATTCTCGAGGCTTATCTGCTTGCGGCCTGCGAGCGGATCGGCGAGAAGCGGACGGGCAAGGTAGCCAATCTGGTTGAGCGTGTCCGCGCTATTATCGACCGGGATTATTCGAACGGCAGCTTAACCGTTACGGATATCGGCAGGGAGGTATTTCTGACTCCAACCTATGTCAGTCTGTTATACAAGCAAGAGACCGGTCAGACCGTTGGCGAATATATGACGCAGGTCCGAATGGAGAAGGCGAAAGAGATGCTGCGCGACCCGCAATACAAGTTTTACGATATTTGTTACGCGATCGGGTATACGGATCCGAGCTATTTCACCAAGCTGTTCAAGAAAATGACCGGCGTAACGCCAAGCGGCTACCGGGAGAAATATGTTTAG